A portion of the Oncorhynchus gorbuscha isolate QuinsamMale2020 ecotype Even-year linkage group LG07, OgorEven_v1.0, whole genome shotgun sequence genome contains these proteins:
- the hus1 gene encoding checkpoint protein HUS1 isoform X1 — protein MKFRAKMIDVGCLNHFTRVVNTISKLTKTCILRLTPNNLYFVLSGKVASGGVGMWCELSQANFFDEYQLEGVAPDANEICLEVTPENLSRALRTSQNAKCVKIKLTKKHCPCLTLVAELPTLSSVSRVVTHDIPVDVIPRRLWHDFKEPRMPDFDVSIYLPPLKTMKNVVDRMKNLSNFLVMEANLNGEMNLKIETDLVSVTTHFKDLGNPPWGDDGSQGRSQSRDPEVMAHTRVDIRKLQQFLVGQQVNPSKAMCRPGLVKIGLGHLTTERLDCTNIVHKRIIHLILLHEDVSLQYFIPAVA, from the exons ATGAAGTTCCGAGCAAAAATGATTGATGTTGGTTGCCTTAACCATTTCACAC GTGTGGTGAATACCATCTCTAAACTAACGAAGACATGCATCCTGCGACTTACTCCAAACAACCTATATTTTGTACTGTCTGGTAAGGTAGCCAGCGGAGGAGTCGGCATGTGGTGTGAATTATCTCAG GCCAACTTCTTTGATGAGTATCAGCTGGAAGGTGTGGCGCCTGACGCTAATGAGATCTGCCTAGAGGTGACCCCCGAAAACCTTTCCAGGGCTCTGAGAACCTCtcagaatgccaagtgtgtgaaGATCAAACTGACCAAGAAGCACTGTCCTTGTCTCACTCTCGTTGCAGAACTG CCAACACTTTCCAGCGTCAGTCGTGTTGTCACCCATGACATCCCGGTGGACGTGATACCCAGAAGGCTTTGGCACGACTTCAAAGAGCccagaatgccagactttgac GTGAGCATATATTTGCCTCCACTGAAAACTATGAAAAATGTTGTGGATCGAATGAAGAATCTCTCTAACTTTCTG GTGATGGAGGCCAACCTGAATGGAGAGATGAACCTGAAGATTGAAACTGACCTGGTGTCTGTCACCACCCACTTCAAAGACCTGGGTAATCCTCCCTGGG GTGACGATGGTTCTCAGGGGCGCAGTCAGAGCAGGGACCCTGAGGTCATGGCCCACACCCGCGTGGACATCCGCAAGCTGCAACAGTTCCTCGTGGGCCAGCAGGTCAACCCCAGCAAGGCAATGTGTA gaccagggttggtgaagATTGGACTAGGCCATCTGACGACAGAGCGCCTTGACTGTACCA ATATTGTCCACAAGAGGATCATTCATTTGATTCTACTACATGAAGACGTGTCTCTGCAATACTTCATCCCAGCGGTGGCCTAG
- the hus1 gene encoding checkpoint protein HUS1 isoform X2: MKFRAKMIDVGCLNHFTRVVNTISKLTKTCILRLTPNNLYFVLSGKVASGGVGMWCELSQANFFDEYQLEGVAPDANEICLEVTPENLSRALRTSQNAKCVKIKLTKKHCPCLTLVAELPTLSSVSRVVTHDIPVDVIPRRLWHDFKEPRMPDFDVSIYLPPLKTMKNVVDRMKNLSNFLVMEANLNGEMNLKIETDLVSVTTHFKDLGNPPWGDDGSQGRSQSRDPEVMAHTRVDIRKLQQFLVGQQVNPSKAMCNIVHKRIIHLILLHEDVSLQYFIPAVA; the protein is encoded by the exons ATGAAGTTCCGAGCAAAAATGATTGATGTTGGTTGCCTTAACCATTTCACAC GTGTGGTGAATACCATCTCTAAACTAACGAAGACATGCATCCTGCGACTTACTCCAAACAACCTATATTTTGTACTGTCTGGTAAGGTAGCCAGCGGAGGAGTCGGCATGTGGTGTGAATTATCTCAG GCCAACTTCTTTGATGAGTATCAGCTGGAAGGTGTGGCGCCTGACGCTAATGAGATCTGCCTAGAGGTGACCCCCGAAAACCTTTCCAGGGCTCTGAGAACCTCtcagaatgccaagtgtgtgaaGATCAAACTGACCAAGAAGCACTGTCCTTGTCTCACTCTCGTTGCAGAACTG CCAACACTTTCCAGCGTCAGTCGTGTTGTCACCCATGACATCCCGGTGGACGTGATACCCAGAAGGCTTTGGCACGACTTCAAAGAGCccagaatgccagactttgac GTGAGCATATATTTGCCTCCACTGAAAACTATGAAAAATGTTGTGGATCGAATGAAGAATCTCTCTAACTTTCTG GTGATGGAGGCCAACCTGAATGGAGAGATGAACCTGAAGATTGAAACTGACCTGGTGTCTGTCACCACCCACTTCAAAGACCTGGGTAATCCTCCCTGGG GTGACGATGGTTCTCAGGGGCGCAGTCAGAGCAGGGACCCTGAGGTCATGGCCCACACCCGCGTGGACATCCGCAAGCTGCAACAGTTCCTCGTGGGCCAGCAGGTCAACCCCAGCAAGGCAATGTGTA ATATTGTCCACAAGAGGATCATTCATTTGATTCTACTACATGAAGACGTGTCTCTGCAATACTTCATCCCAGCGGTGGCCTAG
- the hus1 gene encoding checkpoint protein HUS1 isoform X3 — MLVALTISHANFFDEYQLEGVAPDANEICLEVTPENLSRALRTSQNAKCVKIKLTKKHCPCLTLVAELPTLSSVSRVVTHDIPVDVIPRRLWHDFKEPRMPDFDVSIYLPPLKTMKNVVDRMKNLSNFLVMEANLNGEMNLKIETDLVSVTTHFKDLGNPPWGDDGSQGRSQSRDPEVMAHTRVDIRKLQQFLVGQQVNPSKAMCRPGLVKIGLGHLTTERLDCTNIVHKRIIHLILLHEDVSLQYFIPAVA, encoded by the exons ATGTTGGTTGCCTTAACCATTTCACAC GCCAACTTCTTTGATGAGTATCAGCTGGAAGGTGTGGCGCCTGACGCTAATGAGATCTGCCTAGAGGTGACCCCCGAAAACCTTTCCAGGGCTCTGAGAACCTCtcagaatgccaagtgtgtgaaGATCAAACTGACCAAGAAGCACTGTCCTTGTCTCACTCTCGTTGCAGAACTG CCAACACTTTCCAGCGTCAGTCGTGTTGTCACCCATGACATCCCGGTGGACGTGATACCCAGAAGGCTTTGGCACGACTTCAAAGAGCccagaatgccagactttgac GTGAGCATATATTTGCCTCCACTGAAAACTATGAAAAATGTTGTGGATCGAATGAAGAATCTCTCTAACTTTCTG GTGATGGAGGCCAACCTGAATGGAGAGATGAACCTGAAGATTGAAACTGACCTGGTGTCTGTCACCACCCACTTCAAAGACCTGGGTAATCCTCCCTGGG GTGACGATGGTTCTCAGGGGCGCAGTCAGAGCAGGGACCCTGAGGTCATGGCCCACACCCGCGTGGACATCCGCAAGCTGCAACAGTTCCTCGTGGGCCAGCAGGTCAACCCCAGCAAGGCAATGTGTA gaccagggttggtgaagATTGGACTAGGCCATCTGACGACAGAGCGCCTTGACTGTACCA ATATTGTCCACAAGAGGATCATTCATTTGATTCTACTACATGAAGACGTGTCTCTGCAATACTTCATCCCAGCGGTGGCCTAG